A genome region from Hydrogenoanaerobacterium saccharovorans includes the following:
- a CDS encoding GntR family transcriptional regulator, translated as MPDNYELPHFGGKLMSTQVSALLMKELKNGIFSKSEKLPSEVELAERLGVSRTVIRDALSDIEREGFIERVRGIGTVICRDIVNLTNRLDLKLEYNELIVNSGYTPYTDNIKLRIEYADEENAELLNVDEGSKLIVCEKRVLAGNIPCIYSIDYLSYDLFSGIEYTDIDWSKPIFDLLDKYCGLIVVTDIAKITATNADEFIREKLQVQPKQALILLDEVGYCKLSRPVMRSLEFYTDFFDFTMLRKKF; from the coding sequence ATGCCGGATAACTATGAGCTGCCCCATTTTGGCGGTAAACTGATGTCTACGCAAGTAAGTGCCTTGCTGATGAAGGAATTAAAAAATGGAATTTTCTCCAAAAGCGAAAAACTCCCCTCTGAAGTTGAGCTGGCAGAGCGCCTTGGTGTATCTCGCACGGTAATTCGTGATGCACTGTCCGACATTGAGAGAGAAGGTTTTATAGAGCGTGTTCGCGGTATTGGTACAGTCATCTGCCGTGACATCGTAAATCTTACCAATCGGCTTGACCTAAAGCTGGAGTATAATGAGCTGATTGTCAACTCCGGTTATACCCCGTATACAGATAATATCAAACTTCGTATAGAATATGCGGATGAAGAAAACGCAGAGCTTTTAAATGTAGACGAAGGGTCAAAGTTAATCGTTTGCGAAAAACGAGTACTCGCCGGTAATATTCCCTGTATCTATTCTATCGACTATCTCTCGTATGATTTGTTCAGCGGGATAGAATATACGGACATCGACTGGTCAAAGCCCATTTTCGATTTGCTAGACAAATATTGCGGGTTAATTGTAGTTACCGATATCGCCAAAATCACTGCCACCAATGCGGATGAATTTATCCGAGAAAAGCTACAGGTACAACCTAAGCAAGCATTGATTTTGTTAGATGAAGTTGGTTATTGCAAACTGAGCAGACCTGTAATGCGGTCTCTTGAATTTTATACCGACTTTTTTGATTTTACTATGCTCCGCAAAAAGTTTTAG
- a CDS encoding bifunctional diguanylate cyclase/phosphodiesterase, whose protein sequence is MTFPRSKISKTFLILSAISIIFSLGVAAYIKALIQSQKQESNLLLYEVSRQCANVVSKEIDGNFKELEALAGFIGISGTPEYEKLKAVINTENNRSSFLRLGFVSINGLSYMVDNSGNEYRNVDFIDRKFSNGLFLGEPYVSGIISSSFHYTGEVQLYAVPIYNKENLLGVLFGIIDIKVLRDVLAISNFGGKGYSYIVDKDGNVIIPSTHPSSATDIKNFFNLKYENENDLLQMKEDMLQNKSGVIDYNFQATEKCLAYIPLGINDWYITSVVPKSAINKHYIKMLDITIGSVIIVSSIFILLLLHINRMQRNSRLSIMKLAYYDDLTGCYNKNRFLDRASEQLRIGIFNYAIVMFDINNFKPINELFGYNEGNCVLKHVVAVFAEQLYGDEIYARNVADNFCLMMRNDSALDVRLERIMRLVSDYAIHSNLNYKITCRCGVCIVNESNRSLDINTLFDRATLALSQSKGKHRNIILYYDEEVHCKAATRIEIEKDMIDALNNHEFVVYLQPKYDAQTEQIWGAEALVRWHHPQKGIIMPNSFIPLFEENGFITELDLYVVKKICQKMRKWIDLDYDVFPISVNQSRLLLYQSNYVDKLKNIISEFNIPARLIELEITESVVFENRDAMIDIVKQLHYTGFLISMDDFGSGYSSLNILKDLPIDTLKLDKEFFDKAADTKRGKQIISSIIQMAKSLSITTVSEGVETKEQVHFLKEAGCNILQGYYFSHPMSIEQFEKLAFHQNVKAFPLNF, encoded by the coding sequence ATGACTTTTCCAAGGTCAAAAATCAGTAAAACCTTTTTAATTCTATCGGCGATTTCTATTATCTTTTCATTGGGAGTTGCTGCTTATATCAAAGCCTTGATTCAATCGCAAAAACAAGAATCCAACCTTTTGTTGTATGAAGTTAGCCGACAATGTGCCAACGTTGTTTCAAAAGAAATTGACGGCAATTTTAAAGAACTTGAAGCATTGGCCGGATTTATTGGAATAAGCGGAACCCCGGAATATGAAAAATTGAAAGCTGTAATAAACACAGAAAACAACAGAAGCTCTTTTTTAAGGCTGGGCTTTGTATCAATAAACGGGCTGAGCTATATGGTTGATAACTCTGGAAATGAATACCGCAATGTGGATTTTATTGATCGAAAATTTTCAAACGGATTGTTTTTAGGAGAGCCTTATGTATCGGGCATCATTAGTAGCAGCTTTCATTACACTGGTGAAGTACAATTATATGCCGTACCCATTTACAATAAAGAAAATTTGCTGGGTGTATTATTCGGAATTATAGACATCAAAGTATTACGGGATGTTTTAGCAATTTCAAATTTTGGCGGCAAAGGTTACTCTTATATCGTCGATAAAGACGGAAATGTTATTATACCTTCTACACATCCCTCTTCAGCTACCGACATAAAGAACTTTTTTAATCTGAAATATGAAAATGAAAATGATTTGCTTCAAATGAAAGAAGACATGCTGCAAAATAAAAGTGGTGTAATTGATTACAACTTTCAAGCAACCGAAAAGTGCCTAGCCTATATTCCGCTTGGTATAAACGATTGGTATATAACCAGCGTGGTTCCGAAATCTGCCATTAACAAGCATTATATTAAAATGTTGGATATCACGATTGGTTCGGTTATTATTGTCTCATCTATTTTCATCCTTCTTTTATTGCATATTAACCGTATGCAAAGAAACAGCAGGCTATCTATCATGAAACTTGCGTATTATGATGATTTGACAGGCTGTTATAATAAAAACAGGTTTTTAGACAGAGCATCCGAGCAGCTTCGTATAGGCATTTTTAATTATGCCATCGTGATGTTTGATATCAATAATTTTAAACCAATCAACGAATTGTTTGGTTACAATGAAGGGAACTGCGTCTTAAAACATGTAGTTGCTGTATTTGCGGAACAACTGTACGGTGATGAGATTTATGCCCGAAATGTTGCAGATAACTTTTGCTTGATGATGAGAAACGATTCCGCATTGGATGTTCGGCTTGAACGCATTATGCGTTTGGTAAGTGATTATGCTATCCACAGCAACCTTAATTATAAAATTACTTGTCGCTGTGGCGTTTGTATTGTAAATGAATCAAACCGTTCTCTTGATATTAACACTTTATTTGACCGTGCAACGCTCGCTTTATCTCAATCAAAAGGCAAACATCGCAATATCATATTGTATTACGATGAAGAAGTTCATTGTAAGGCAGCAACAAGAATCGAGATCGAAAAAGATATGATTGACGCTTTAAACAACCACGAATTCGTCGTCTATCTACAGCCAAAATACGACGCCCAAACAGAACAAATTTGGGGTGCCGAGGCTCTTGTGCGCTGGCACCATCCTCAAAAAGGCATCATTATGCCAAATTCATTTATCCCGTTATTTGAAGAGAACGGCTTTATTACCGAGTTGGATTTATATGTTGTGAAAAAAATCTGCCAAAAAATGAGAAAATGGATTGATTTGGACTATGATGTTTTTCCAATTTCGGTAAATCAGTCTCGTTTATTGTTGTATCAATCAAATTATGTTGATAAGTTAAAAAATATAATTTCAGAATTCAATATTCCCGCAAGATTAATTGAATTAGAAATTACCGAAAGTGTGGTTTTTGAAAACCGTGATGCAATGATTGATATTGTAAAGCAGCTGCATTATACGGGGTTTCTTATTTCTATGGATGACTTTGGTTCTGGATATTCATCACTCAATATTCTAAAAGATTTGCCGATTGATACGTTAAAGTTAGACAAAGAGTTTTTTGATAAGGCAGCAGACACAAAACGAGGTAAACAAATTATTTCAAGCATTATTCAAATGGCAAAAAGCCTATCTATCACCACCGTTTCTGAAGGTGTAGAAACAAAAGAGCAGGTGCATTTTCTCAAAGAAGCGGGCTGCAACATACTACAAGGCTACTATTTTTCTCACCCTATGTCTATTGAACAGTTTGAAAAACTTGCATTTCATCAAAATGTAAAGGCGTTTCCACTAAACTTCTAA
- the metF gene encoding methylenetetrahydrofolate reductase [NAD(P)H] yields the protein MSIASLFQNRSTIFSFEVFPPKRNSPIDTIYKTLDELQDLKPDFISVTYNAGGNGAASKQPTCEIASIIKEKYNIHPLAHLTCVNSTRGEIVAVLDELRNNGIEDILALRGDINPDVPPKTDFTHASELITFIKEQGGFSLSGACYPEGHCECADVISDIHNLRKKVDAGAEHLISQLFFDNSVFYSFVERARIAGITVPIEAGIMPVVNKKQIERMVSLCGASLPHKFTKMINRYDGHPDALRDAGIAYAVDQIVDLISNGVDGIHLYTMNNPYVARKITESISSLRIV from the coding sequence ATGAGCATCGCCAGCCTATTTCAAAACCGTTCCACCATTTTTTCGTTCGAGGTTTTCCCGCCTAAACGCAACAGCCCTATTGATACCATTTACAAGACATTGGATGAACTGCAGGATTTAAAGCCTGATTTTATCAGTGTTACCTATAACGCAGGCGGAAACGGTGCTGCATCCAAACAGCCTACTTGCGAAATAGCATCCATCATCAAAGAAAAGTACAATATCCATCCCCTTGCACATCTTACATGTGTTAACTCAACGCGTGGAGAGATTGTTGCAGTTTTAGATGAACTGCGCAATAACGGCATTGAGGATATTCTTGCCTTGCGTGGTGATATTAACCCAGATGTACCGCCTAAAACAGATTTTACCCATGCCAGTGAACTGATTACTTTTATAAAAGAGCAGGGCGGTTTTTCGCTGTCTGGTGCTTGCTACCCCGAAGGGCATTGTGAATGTGCCGATGTCATATCGGATATCCACAACTTACGTAAAAAAGTGGATGCAGGTGCGGAACATCTTATCTCCCAGCTGTTTTTCGATAACAGTGTTTTTTACTCCTTTGTAGAACGTGCGCGCATTGCGGGGATTACTGTGCCGATAGAGGCAGGAATTATGCCTGTTGTAAATAAAAAGCAGATTGAACGCATGGTATCTCTGTGCGGTGCGAGTTTGCCCCACAAGTTTACTAAGATGATTAACCGTTACGACGGTCACCCCGATGCGCTGCGCGACGCCGGTATTGCCTATGCGGTAGACCAAATCGTTGATTTAATTTCCAACGGTGTTGATGGAATTCATCTGTACACGATGAACAACCCCTATGTAGCACGAAAAATAACAGAGAGTATTTCTTCGCTGCGTATCGTATAA
- a CDS encoding vitamin B12 dependent-methionine synthase activation domain-containing protein, with product MNFVLDSIPADEVLRYLGCKKQNDDIRALVEICSAELLAAVAPRRLYRVFDITPAVDGNGIALANCDFVLPGNDISALLKDCKHAVLFCVTLSSGIDNLLRRAQLTDMSRGVVLDSCASTAVEVLCNHVEAEIKQLFSGCYFTTRYSPGYGDLPLTIQKDFVQLLDAPRKIGVCVTESSILTPRKSVTAVIGISEHPIKQHKQSCETCNMREECAYRKREEYCGL from the coding sequence TTGAACTTTGTCCTCGATTCAATCCCTGCGGACGAGGTGCTGCGTTATTTGGGTTGCAAGAAGCAAAACGATGACATACGCGCACTTGTTGAAATATGCAGTGCCGAATTGTTGGCAGCGGTTGCTCCGCGCAGGCTTTACCGCGTTTTTGATATCACCCCTGCGGTAGATGGCAACGGCATTGCACTTGCAAACTGTGATTTTGTTCTACCAGGCAATGATATTTCTGCTTTATTAAAAGATTGTAAGCATGCGGTTCTCTTTTGCGTTACACTCTCTTCGGGCATAGATAATCTTTTGCGGCGCGCTCAGCTTACTGATATGAGCCGTGGGGTTGTATTGGATAGCTGTGCCTCTACAGCTGTGGAAGTGCTTTGCAACCACGTTGAGGCTGAGATTAAACAGCTATTCAGCGGCTGCTATTTTACAACGCGTTACAGCCCTGGTTACGGCGATTTGCCATTAACCATTCAAAAAGATTTTGTTCAGCTTTTAGACGCACCCCGAAAAATAGGTGTTTGCGTAACCGAAAGCAGCATCCTCACTCCACGAAAATCAGTTACTGCGGTAATTGGTATATCAGAGCATCCCATAAAACAACACAAACAAAGCTGTGAAACATGCAATATGCGCGAGGAATGTGCTTATCGCAAAAGGGAGGAATACTGTGGACTTTAA
- a CDS encoding homocysteine S-methyltransferase family protein, with the protein MDFKTLLQKEFIILDGAMGTMLQKKGMPLGAVPETMCLEHPEWLLDIHKQYITASSDIIYTNTFGANSYKTKNCGYTVEQLISAAVGLAKQAVTELGTDTLVGLDVGPIGQLLEPTGTLSFEDAYELFAQQVRAGVAAGADLVAIETMTDLYEMKAALLAVKENCTLPVVCTMTFEQTGRTFTGCAVSAMALTLEGLGADAIGINCSLGPKELAPLIEELRQWTTLPIIAKPNAGLPDPNSDSYDITPAEFANNMAQLAKLGVKILGGCCGTNPNYITELKQGLQGYTYNKPNVQIPAAVCSASKVVPINRVRIIGERINPTGKKLFKEALKNQDLDYILTQGLEQCQAGADILDVNVGLPEIDEQKMMVKVLKALQGVTDTPLQIDSSSPAVLTAALKVYNGKPIVNSVNGDDEVLDTVLPVVKKYGAAVVGLTLDKRGILKTAQERFEIAKKIVDRAISYGIRKEDVYIDCLTLTASAEQQAVMETLKAVRMVKENLGVKIVLGVSNISFGLPARELINQTFLTLAMGAGLDLPIINPNVTSMVAAIRAYSLLSCTDKNATEFVSLYGGIASPTPKTDPTQNQMELDYAIKSGLKADAARITAKLLQTVDPMELVNTKLIPPLDKAGVSFEKGDIFLPQLIQCAGAAQAAFEVIKSKMALNGATVSRGKIVLATVKGDIHDIGKNIVKILLENYGYTVIDLGKDVEPAAVADAVLEHEVPLVGLSALMTTTLGSMAQTIALLHERQLPCKVMVGGAVLTADYAAKIGADYYARDAKESVDIAKKLLG; encoded by the coding sequence GTGGACTTTAAAACACTGCTGCAAAAAGAATTTATTATACTCGATGGAGCTATGGGCACCATGCTGCAGAAAAAAGGGATGCCATTGGGCGCTGTACCCGAAACCATGTGCCTAGAACATCCCGAATGGCTTTTGGATATTCACAAACAGTACATTACCGCCAGTTCTGATATTATCTACACCAACACCTTTGGCGCAAACTCTTACAAAACAAAAAATTGTGGTTACACAGTAGAACAACTTATCTCCGCGGCAGTTGGATTAGCAAAACAAGCCGTAACAGAACTGGGCACTGATACCCTGGTAGGACTGGATGTAGGACCAATCGGGCAATTATTGGAACCGACCGGTACGCTATCTTTTGAAGATGCGTATGAATTATTTGCGCAGCAGGTACGCGCAGGGGTCGCTGCAGGGGCAGATTTAGTTGCCATTGAAACCATGACCGACCTTTACGAAATGAAGGCGGCTTTGCTTGCCGTAAAAGAAAACTGCACCTTGCCCGTAGTATGTACTATGACATTTGAGCAGACCGGACGCACATTTACAGGTTGCGCTGTATCTGCAATGGCGCTAACTTTAGAGGGATTAGGCGCAGACGCAATCGGCATTAACTGCTCACTGGGGCCAAAAGAGCTTGCACCTTTGATAGAGGAACTGAGGCAGTGGACAACTCTGCCTATTATCGCCAAGCCCAATGCCGGATTGCCTGACCCTAACAGCGACAGCTATGATATTACACCAGCAGAATTTGCAAATAACATGGCGCAACTTGCAAAACTCGGTGTAAAAATTCTCGGTGGCTGCTGTGGCACCAACCCCAATTACATCACTGAACTCAAGCAGGGCCTGCAAGGTTATACCTATAACAAGCCTAATGTGCAAATCCCTGCTGCTGTTTGCAGTGCCAGCAAGGTTGTACCTATTAATCGGGTGCGCATCATTGGTGAACGTATCAACCCTACAGGCAAAAAGCTGTTTAAAGAGGCTCTTAAAAACCAAGACCTCGACTATATTCTCACACAGGGGCTGGAACAGTGCCAAGCAGGCGCAGATATTTTGGATGTGAATGTGGGCTTACCTGAAATTGACGAGCAGAAAATGATGGTGAAGGTACTGAAAGCACTGCAAGGTGTTACCGATACCCCTTTGCAGATTGATTCTTCAAGCCCTGCGGTGCTTACTGCCGCACTTAAGGTTTATAACGGCAAGCCCATCGTCAACTCGGTGAACGGCGACGATGAGGTACTGGACACCGTACTGCCGGTTGTAAAAAAATACGGTGCCGCGGTTGTTGGGCTGACCCTAGATAAACGCGGTATTCTCAAAACAGCACAAGAGCGTTTTGAAATCGCCAAAAAAATTGTTGACAGGGCAATTTCTTATGGCATCCGCAAAGAAGATGTTTACATCGACTGCCTTACTTTGACCGCCTCGGCAGAGCAACAAGCCGTAATGGAGACATTAAAGGCTGTGCGCATGGTAAAAGAAAATCTTGGTGTAAAAATTGTTCTTGGTGTATCCAATATCTCGTTTGGCTTGCCGGCGCGCGAGCTCATCAATCAAACCTTCTTGACACTGGCAATGGGTGCGGGGCTCGACCTCCCTATCATTAACCCCAACGTAACTTCTATGGTAGCTGCCATTCGCGCATATTCTTTGCTTTCGTGTACCGACAAAAATGCAACTGAATTTGTATCGTTGTATGGCGGTATTGCCTCACCTACCCCCAAAACAGACCCAACGCAAAATCAAATGGAACTGGATTACGCCATAAAAAGCGGATTAAAAGCCGATGCAGCAAGAATTACCGCCAAACTTTTACAGACCGTTGACCCGATGGAGCTTGTTAACACCAAGCTGATACCGCCTTTGGATAAAGCAGGAGTTTCGTTTGAAAAAGGCGACATTTTTTTACCGCAGCTGATACAGTGTGCAGGTGCGGCACAAGCAGCCTTTGAGGTAATCAAAAGCAAAATGGCTCTGAATGGCGCAACCGTCAGCCGCGGCAAAATCGTGCTTGCCACCGTAAAAGGCGACATCCACGATATTGGTAAAAACATCGTTAAAATTTTGCTTGAAAACTATGGTTATACTGTAATTGACCTTGGCAAGGATGTGGAGCCCGCTGCAGTTGCGGATGCCGTGCTTGAGCACGAAGTACCACTTGTAGGGTTGAGCGCTTTAATGACAACCACACTGGGCAGTATGGCTCAAACCATTGCCTTACTGCATGAACGGCAGCTGCCCTGCAAAGTAATGGTTGGCGGGGCAGTACTCACCGCAGACTATGCCGCAAAAATCGGGGCGGATTACTATGCGCGCGATGCAAAAGAATCGGTTGACATTGCAAAAAAGCTGTTGGGATAA
- a CDS encoding CoA-disulfide reductase, whose product MKNNQKILIVGGVAGGASAAARLRRLDEHAEIVMFERGEYISFANCGLPYYIGGEIKEKAALTLQTPASFHARFRVDVRTFSEVTSIDATNKTVTVKNVKTGEAYTESYDKLILSTGAEPIKPNLGAEDSARVFTLRNIPDTYRIKEFIEQNNPKRAVVVGGGYIGVEMAENLHSAGLDVTIVEMANQVIAPLDYDMACDVHHHIESKGVKLLLGTAVKSITDNGSSLQIAYEGGEINTDMLIMAIGVKPESALAKNAGLALNERGFIVVNENMLTSNLDIYAVGDAVEVTDFVTGQKAAIPLAGPANKQGRIAADNICGIDSRYTGTQGSAILKVFDMTVATTGINEKTAKRLGMKYDKSFTYSASHASYYPGSVNMSIKIIFEPNTGKLLGAQVVGYDGVDKRCDVLATAIRAGMTAYDLTRLELCYAPPYSSAKDPVNMAGYVIENILTGKVKNFHWHDVKDLPRDGSVTLLDTRTTIEFENGSIDGFINIPLDSLRSRIHQLDKSKPVYVTCQVALRGYIAARILMQNGFDVYNLSGGYRLYHSIFSNRTAPKNPVVLNPETQRAEKKVTTLKIDACGLQCPGPIVKLCGALKQASPGDVIEISTTDPAFASDIQGYCRRTGNLFQGMTSNKGVSTVLIEKASEDAQNSCNVDNKNNKNLIVFSGDLDKAIASFIIANAAAAMGRKVSMFFTFWGLNILRKPERVSVKKDFMSTMFGRMMPRGSKKLSLSKMNMSGMGAKMIRGVMKNKNVDSLEDLIKLAQSNGVELVACSMSMDVMGIKPEELIDGVKLGGAAAMLANAEESDMSLFI is encoded by the coding sequence ATGAAAAACAATCAGAAGATTCTAATAGTAGGCGGTGTAGCAGGCGGCGCTTCGGCGGCCGCCAGATTGCGCCGTTTGGATGAACACGCTGAAATTGTGATGTTTGAAAGGGGCGAATATATCTCCTTTGCAAACTGCGGTCTGCCTTACTACATTGGCGGGGAGATTAAAGAGAAAGCAGCGCTGACATTGCAAACCCCCGCCAGCTTTCATGCACGTTTTCGTGTAGATGTTCGTACTTTCAGCGAGGTAACTTCAATTGATGCAACCAATAAAACCGTTACAGTAAAAAATGTAAAAACCGGCGAGGCTTACACCGAAAGCTACGATAAACTAATTTTATCTACGGGTGCAGAGCCTATAAAACCCAATTTGGGTGCTGAAGACTCCGCGAGAGTGTTTACTCTTCGTAACATCCCCGACACTTACCGTATCAAAGAATTTATTGAGCAAAACAACCCCAAGCGGGCAGTTGTGGTAGGTGGCGGATATATCGGTGTTGAAATGGCAGAAAATCTGCACAGTGCAGGGCTTGACGTGACGATTGTTGAAATGGCAAATCAAGTAATTGCACCGCTGGATTACGATATGGCATGTGATGTCCATCATCATATTGAGAGCAAAGGCGTAAAACTGCTGCTGGGTACGGCGGTAAAATCGATTACCGATAACGGAAGTTCACTGCAAATTGCTTACGAAGGCGGCGAAATAAACACAGATATGCTGATTATGGCGATCGGTGTTAAGCCTGAAAGTGCGCTTGCTAAAAATGCAGGGCTTGCACTCAACGAGCGGGGATTTATTGTGGTTAACGAAAATATGTTAACCTCCAACCTCGATATTTATGCTGTGGGCGATGCAGTGGAAGTTACCGACTTTGTCACAGGGCAGAAGGCTGCCATCCCGTTGGCGGGGCCTGCAAACAAGCAAGGGAGAATCGCCGCCGATAATATCTGCGGTATTGACAGCAGATATACCGGTACGCAGGGTTCGGCAATATTAAAGGTATTTGATATGACAGTTGCAACTACGGGTATCAATGAAAAAACAGCAAAGCGTTTGGGGATGAAATACGATAAATCGTTTACCTACTCTGCTTCACACGCAAGTTACTATCCGGGTTCCGTCAACATGTCGATTAAAATAATATTTGAACCCAATACTGGCAAATTGTTGGGAGCGCAGGTGGTAGGATATGACGGGGTTGATAAGCGCTGTGATGTGCTTGCCACCGCCATACGCGCAGGGATGACCGCATACGACCTTACAAGGCTTGAGCTTTGTTACGCACCCCCTTACTCGTCGGCAAAAGACCCTGTTAACATGGCGGGGTATGTTATTGAAAACATATTAACCGGCAAAGTGAAGAACTTCCATTGGCACGATGTAAAAGACTTGCCCCGCGATGGCAGTGTTACTCTTTTAGATACCCGTACCACTATTGAGTTTGAAAACGGTAGTATCGACGGTTTTATCAATATACCTCTCGACAGTTTAAGAAGTCGCATTCATCAGCTGGATAAAAGCAAACCTGTTTATGTAACCTGTCAGGTTGCTCTTCGCGGATACATCGCTGCCAGAATCTTAATGCAAAATGGCTTTGATGTATATAATCTGAGCGGCGGCTATCGGCTGTATCACTCTATTTTCAGCAATAGAACAGCACCGAAAAACCCTGTAGTGCTTAACCCGGAAACCCAGCGGGCTGAAAAAAAGGTTACCACGTTAAAAATTGATGCTTGTGGGCTGCAATGCCCCGGCCCGATTGTAAAATTATGCGGAGCTTTAAAGCAAGCGTCACCGGGTGATGTGATTGAAATTTCAACCACAGACCCTGCGTTTGCATCGGATATTCAAGGCTACTGCCGCAGAACAGGCAACCTATTTCAGGGGATGACATCCAACAAAGGGGTATCCACTGTTTTAATCGAAAAGGCATCGGAAGATGCGCAGAATTCTTGCAATGTTGACAATAAAAACAACAAAAACCTTATTGTGTTTTCGGGCGATTTGGATAAGGCGATTGCCTCCTTTATAATTGCAAATGCGGCAGCTGCAATGGGGCGTAAGGTGAGTATGTTCTTTACCTTTTGGGGGTTAAACATCCTGCGTAAACCAGAAAGAGTATCAGTGAAGAAAGATTTTATGTCTACAATGTTCGGTAGAATGATGCCGCGCGGCTCGAAAAAACTATCGCTCTCTAAAATGAATATGAGCGGTATGGGTGCTAAAATGATTCGAGGCGTTATGAAAAACAAAAATGTCGATAGTCTCGAAGATTTAATTAAGCTTGCGCAATCAAACGGGGTAGAACTGGTTGCATGTTCTATGAGCATGGATGTGATGGGAATTAAACCAGAAGAGCTTATTGACGGCGTTAAACTCGGTGGTGCTGCGGCAATGCTTGCAAACGCTGAAGAATCGGATATGTCACTGTTTATATAA
- a CDS encoding Crp/Fnr family transcriptional regulator: MMLQKQDIELLKKALTFWNKLNAAEQNQILNNTHSVRYERGYNVHGGDNDCIGVLIVKSGELRTYILSEDGREVTLYRLTKGNLCILSASCILKNITFDVHIDAESASEILLINSAVFSGIISQNIYAENFSNKVAVDRFSDVMWAMEQILFMRFDKRLAIFLLDEIAKQGNDSIYLTHEQIAKYMGSAREVVSRMLKYFSDEGIVELFRGGVKILDKTKLRSYT, encoded by the coding sequence ATGATGCTGCAAAAGCAAGATATTGAACTTCTTAAAAAAGCTTTAACCTTTTGGAATAAGCTAAACGCAGCCGAACAGAACCAGATTTTAAACAATACACACTCAGTGCGGTACGAGCGCGGATATAATGTGCACGGCGGTGATAACGACTGCATTGGCGTTTTGATTGTAAAAAGCGGAGAGCTGCGTACGTATATTCTGTCGGAAGACGGACGAGAAGTAACACTTTATCGCTTGACAAAAGGCAATCTATGCATACTCTCGGCTTCGTGCATTCTTAAAAACATTACTTTTGACGTGCATATCGATGCAGAATCAGCCAGTGAAATTTTACTTATTAATTCCGCTGTGTTTTCGGGAATCATCAGCCAAAATATTTATGCCGAAAATTTTTCGAATAAAGTAGCTGTCGACCGATTTTCGGACGTTATGTGGGCAATGGAGCAAATTTTATTTATGCGTTTTGATAAACGCCTTGCCATCTTTTTGCTGGATGAGATTGCAAAACAGGGTAACGACAGCATTTACTTAACCCACGAACAAATAGCAAAATATATGGGGTCTGCGCGCGAAGTAGTGTCTCGTATGCTCAAGTACTTTTCTGACGAAGGTATCGTCGAGCTGTTCCGCGGCGGGGTAAAAATACTGGATAAAACCAAGCTGCGCAGCTACACATAA
- the trxA gene encoding thioredoxin, translating to MEVMSVMTITKENFENEVIKSEKPVLLDFWANWCGPCKMVSPIIDEVASEVSATVKVGKINVDEQPELAQAFQVMSIPTLAIIKDGKLVHSSVGAKSKAAILGMLEK from the coding sequence ATTGAAGTCATGAGTGTTATGACAATTACAAAAGAAAACTTCGAAAATGAGGTAATCAAATCCGAAAAACCGGTACTGCTCGATTTTTGGGCTAACTGGTGCGGTCCTTGCAAAATGGTATCCCCCATTATAGATGAAGTTGCAAGCGAGGTTTCTGCAACCGTAAAAGTAGGCAAAATTAACGTTGATGAGCAGCCGGAGCTTGCACAGGCTTTTCAGGTTATGAGTATCCCTACTCTTGCAATCATCAAAGACGGTAAGCTGGTTCACTCTTCTGTGGGCGCAAAATCAAAAGCAGCGATTCTGGGTATGTTAGAAAAATAA